Genomic DNA from Oryza sativa Japonica Group chromosome 5, ASM3414082v1:
ttttgggtaCACATCGTATGCAGTTATTAGTTGCGCTTTCGTAGGGTTACCAGTCTCTTTCTAAAGGACAATAATGGTGGTCTCGGTCAACGTCACCTGCTGTGCTGGGAGAGTTTTATGTAATtagtacaaataaaaaattattattttagtttttaAGTAATACAAATGTGGGCAAAACGGATGGAACTTTCTGGAAATAAATGTTGATCATTCTTCAGTAGATTATTGAGCTACCGAATTGCTAGGATGGCTTTTTGGGGGTTTGACATTATGTCTGTTCATGAGTTTGGTAGTTGCATACTTCTGTTTCATACAGATATGAACATATGGTACTCAAGAAATCGGTATAGACGAAAATGTATGGATGAAGTATTTTTCATGCTCGTGTTCTGGCATGACTTACAGTAGATAAACATACTTTAGGGTAATTTTATTTAATGTCCTGTTTTTGGCATGGTTGCAGTAGTCAGTTGTACTTCAATGGTCTACTCTTTTAAGCTAACTGAATTGTTTGGTGAATTTTCCAGTCATTGATGATTGCTGCAATTCCAAACATCATTGGTTGGCTTGCCATCTCCTTTGCAAAAGTATGGCATTACATGGTTCAGAATCTTACTTTCACCACCTTGTTGCTTTATACAATTTAAGCTCGATGCCTTTGCTTTATAGGACTCATCGTTTCTTTATATGGGACGATTGCTCGAGGGGTTTGGTGTTGGTGTCATCTCTTATACGGTTTGTATGAGAAAACTTCCTTCCTCCCTTTTTTATGCGCACTTATAGTTTGAGTACTTAACTTCTTtgttcaagaaaaagaaaaaaaaggaataacgGATATGTCAatattttggaggaaaaactCTGCATTGCCAGCTATGTTAGAGACTTACTATTGATCTGTGTATTATGTGATAACAGGTGCCAGTTTACATAGCAGAAATATCACCTCAAAACATGAGAGGTGCTCTTGGCTCAGTGAATCAGGTAACCTTACTTCACAGGAATAATCTTTTTGACACAAAGACAATTGcttttctatgtttttcttgTTTATTTTAAGCACCTTATGTGATTGTTTGTTACACAGTTATCTGTAACCGTTGGTATATTGTTGGCATATTTGCTCGGCATGTTTGTTCCTTGGAGGCTTCTTGCTGTAATAGGTAATATAACCAAGTTCTGATTGTATTGCTAATGtgatctttttttcctttcatttttttatgtcTGCGTTCTGATATTTCAGTTCACAAGTTCATTAACAGCAAATGATACTAATATGTTGACAAACATAGCTAACATCCTACAAACATTGCatgcaaatattttcatttgaatcATAGATGGAATGTTAGTCATTTTCAATAGCCagcacatatttttttcacaagtATTAAAGTAATAGTTTGGATGTCATATATGCGTCTACTAGGAGTAAATGGTTTTTTTATTCAAATCTGTGTTTTTTTTGCATGTAGGAATCTTGCCTTGCACTGTGTTGATACCTGGCCTATTCTTCATTCCAGAATCCCCAAGATGGTTGGTATGTATTATTGTATATGCAAAAAATCGATATGAAATTACATCATctgaatcatttttttatagCCATATTTTTATCTCTATATATCTCTAGGCAAAGATGAACATGATGGATGATTTTGAGACTTCTTTACAAGTTCTGAGGGGATTTGAGACTGACATCAGCGCGGAAGTGAATGATATAAAGGTAAGCACTTGTTATAACATTGAGCACACTGATATATGCACCACAATACCACATGCTTCTGGAAGTAACAGCATCATCTTTATGCAGAGAGCAGTAGCGTCAGCAAACAAAAGGACAACGATCCGTTTTCAAGAATTAAACCAGAAGAAATACCGCACACCCCTAATAGTAATTTCCTTAACTTTATAATTGGTATTGTACTTTTATGCCATACCAAATATAGGGACTAAATTTTATAATTGGAATTGTACTTTTAACTGTGGCAGCTAGGAATTGGCCTACTTGTACTGCAACAGCTAAGTGGAATCAATGGAATATTGTTTTATGCAGGTAGCATCTTCAAAGCAGCAGGTAAGTTGTGTCGTGCTTCCTTCTTTGCTAGTAAACCTTTTCATTACACTGGTTAGGGCTTTAGGCATAGTAAATTGTATGCATATATTGGGATATCTTGCCAACTTTAACGGTAGTGTTTGCTAAATTACCATCAGTGTAATCATCTGTTCATCAAACTTTAGCCCAGAAGGAATAGCATACTAgatttcaaactactaaatttGGGACCGCTGACCTGATAGGACCTCTAATAGGTTTATGCATATGTAATTTCCTTCGTCTCTCTGTATCATAGTCATAttttagccgatttggcttcgTGACACGCAAAATTTCTTCAGGTCTCACAAACAGTGACTTGGCTACATGTGCACTTGGTGCTATCCAGGTGTGCAACTATAAATACCGTTCCTGTCTCTATGCAATCACTTAAACCACACACTAGACAAGTAAACATGTCCTTAAGTTGCTCACGGCATTTCTTGTCAGGTTCTTGCTACAGGAGTTACAACCTGGTTATTAGACAGAGCTGGCCGACGGATCCTCCTTATCGTAATTCTCTTCCTCCTGAAACTAAAGCATGCTAATTTTCTGTATTCTGTGACCATAATAAAGCTCTCGCTTCAACTTCTAGATCTCTTCTGCTGGGATGACTCTAAGCCTCCTTGCAGTTGCTGTTGTATTTTTCCTCAAGGTAAGTTCCTAccagtaaaaaagaaaagggaaaagttTCATCTGTTGCACTATATGCAATATTCCATATATGGCTTATGAATTTTGCAATATATCACAGGTCTCTTCTGTCAATCCACTGAATATTTTCATATTGTTATTGTGATTTATTTGTTTCAGGATAGCATTTCACAAGATTCTCACATGTACTACACCTTAAGTATGATCTCCTTGGTTGCTCTTGTGGTATGTCCCTCATTATGTTGTTTTCTCTAAAAATATGCATCACAAATATGGAAGCTGTGACAGAAAATGTTGACTCGTACACTTCATTTAGGCTTTTGTAATCGCCTTCTCCTTCGGTATGGGTGCCATTCCATGGATCATAATGTCAGAGGTATAGCTTCATGGCTCATAATCATACGGCCTTGGAATTTAGCTGAAGAGCATTCACATGGCCATGATTTTTGGAGCATTTGTCAGATGGTCTGAAGACTCACTTCCAACTTGTATATTTTCAGATCCTCCCGGTTAGTATCAAGAGTCTCGCAGGAAGCTTTGCGACGCTCGCCAACTGGCTTACATCCTTTGGAATAACAATGACAGCAAACTTGATGCTTAGCTGGAGTGCTGGAGGTACATACTTCTACTTCTCTGATCTCTCTTTCCTGCAGTGGAATTGTTCTTTTCGTTGAGCGAGACTAGAGTAGAATTCTGAATATCCAACCTGACGCTCATGCTATCTTCTTAAACATCAACAGGGACCTTTGTGTCCTACATGGTCGTGAGTGCTTTCACCCTCGTGTTCGTCATCCTTTGGGTGCCAGAGACAAAAGGAAGAACTCTCGAAGAGATACAATGGTCCTTCCGCTGAGCCTTGTGGTCTTCGAAAATATGGCCATTTTTTCAAGTACAAAGGGAAGGATTGATTTGCGCATTTGCAAATCTTGTGTATTCTATGTTCCGAGTCAAGTATACTGGACAAAAAGCAAAGTATTCTTTCTGTTCATATATTCTTGTACAACATTGTTTCACGTATTCCAGATCGACTTGCAAAGGCTTTTGTGCAGTGACACACTCGTGATCTCATCCTAATTGCTTTTCCTTTTTGTCTTGAGCGGCTGCATGAGCATGATCAATGTAAAATATGAGTATACTCTCAGGCATTCTTGACGCCTTTGCTTGCCTTCGAAAATATTTTTCTTGTCAAATTTCAATAGTCTGAGAAATTTCTGGAGAAGGTAGCCGGCGATCCATAGCGCAGAGGCAGAGCCTTGATGAAGAAGAATTTGatccgaggaagacgacgatggTGACGTCATCAATGCCGGTATGGGCCAGAACAGGAAAGCAGAGTACGTGCCATTGGGCCGTAACGGGATGGCCTCTTACGTGAGTGTACTATATGGGCCTATCAATATACTGTAGTAGCTAATTAGGCCCAATTTCTTAATGGACATTTTGGGCTGGTCCATGGTGCACCGCTATTGCGGTGGAATCCGGTCAGGTACATATGTTCCTTCCAGAGTTGACCGGTTGACCCGCTTTTTGCAGTTAGCTCCCTGTTTGgatctttttctaattttctagGCCTGTTCAGTTTGTTGCAAAAAAACCTTACCacatagttaccaaaattttgacaacttgccaaaattttagcaggatttcttatatagttaccaaattttggcagcaaactaaatgtagctatttttttaataactttattaaaatttggtaaagaCCCATAGTTTTTGATAGTAACGGTTCAAAATCTCGATTTGCTATCAATGGTAGCAAACAAAATTTGCCTAGTAAGATACGGAGATACAGATGCTGTGATATAGGGATATGacattttctattaaaaaaatacatatacaaGGTCCATACATACAGAAATTAATGAACTCTTGCCGGGAAACAAAACAAGGATGCTAGCTAGTTTTTCAGTGTTACGTGGTTCCTGGACAAAACAAGCTTCAGATTCCCCTCTGGGAAGTCTAAAATAACACCAAGTTTTTACTGAGATTATGATTTGAACCATTCTAGTTTGACTCTCACTGCGTCATGCTGAGTAACGAGTTCAGCCAAGGAATGAGGTTTCTATCAATTCATGGTATGGTAGCAACTTGTTACCAGTGGTCCTGAGGTCTCCAGAATATAAACACTACTAGTTGGCACAGTGATCTGATCGATGGATTAGAGCATTTAAACATGTGAAAGATCCTTGGCTCTGTAGTTCCATGTCTTCTACTGATAGTCTGATACTGCTTTGGACAAGCATTTTTCTTCACTTGTAACAGTAGAAATGTTCccggtattttttttttagaactatgTTCCTGGATTCAAAGGTAGGTCTCCGAGGAACGCAGTGTCAGTCAGTTCTGCCTTGGTGGGCCTCTCATTGCGAGATGACATATAATTGGGCCCGATAAGGTTTAGACATTTCAGGACGATCCACAGAAACAAATCTGATATGGTTTGGGATACCACATTTCGCGTATTATTATTAACCCAGTTTTGGATAATGGATTTCTATAGTTATTTGAGATCCAGTATTTTTCACTTTGGCTCCTGATCcaacatttcattttttttcatatctacAACGTTTTCTCTATAATCATTGTTTCCCACCCAACATTTAGCCATTGTCACTCTCCTTCCTCCAGTCCTCCGTCTGCATGTGTGATTGGTTGGTTCGACTGATAAACcctagaaaaataaaaggagccAACGGAAAATGATTTTACGGTAGAACTTCTGTATTTCTAACTTTAGTCTTATGTCTTAGtggtttaattaattagaaGCCAAGGCTGAAAACAAAGGGAGTGTTCGACAGGCCGACTGCAATGGCTGTAGCTGCGAATGTGCTAAGTGAGTACGGGACTATTCGTGCCGGCTGTGGTGCAGCCATGAAAGCAGCAGCCGAACATGCCCAAAATAAAAGAActcaataatttaaaattaacttcaaTAATTCAAATTTTGTTTGGTAGTACTACTTGTAAACCAACGACCAAACAACGAGCATATCAAAGGTTCGGTCAATTTAATTGCCCAAAAAAAGTGGTTCGGTCAATTTAAATAGCTAGGCAACAGCTCAAACAAGATCTTGTAGGCCTCTGATCAAAAGGAGAACCCTTATATGGGTCCCAAGACATATAACCGTGATGATTGATCGATGGTACCTCACATCTCAAAAGCCCAAACATATATCCCTCCACATATATATCCACTTACCTTTTTGGATCAAACGATGACGATGATTAGTGCACAGTGGAAAGTACTGTTAGTTAAATCACAAAAGAAATATAAAGAACAAATTTGGCACGCGAGCAATAGGAATTATACTGCTGCTAGTAACTAATTAATGGTGGAACTAGTTAATTCCAAACAGTACAACTCTggtcatcgatcgatcgatctcattgCTTAAACTAAACTAAACTGATCAAAATTAGttcgtagtagtagtagtacactgATCTAGGGTCTCTAGCTAAGCTAATAGTATTGGAACAGGCCGGGCCGCTCGCCGACGGCGAACGCCGGCGAGGATGGCATCATGTTGAGCCGCCACGACAGGCAGGGCCCGTCGTCCGCCGCGTCGAACATCGCGTACGACGCCGACTTCGCCGCGGCCTGGCCGTAGCATCCCCActgcggcgccggtggcggcggcggctgtcgcGAGTAGCAGTACGCGTACCCGGCGCCGGTgtccagcgacggcggcggcgtcggcgccaccgccgccgcggcgcgcctcTCCTCCTTCTTGTACCGGATCCCGCACGCGTTGCACAGCGACTGCAACCAACGACAGAAGAATATTTTTCATGTGATGTGACGTTTGTATAGTAGCACTTGATTTGCACGAAAGGCGTTCGTGCACGTTGCTGCCTACCTAGATGGCATGGCACGCAGGAGTACGTACGTACCTTGGGTCCCCTGGGACCATTTCGCCAGAGCGGCGTCGACATCGTGTCGCAGTTGGCGCAGCGGCGaggcaggcggccggcggcgggggcctCCTTGTTGCAAGGAgccacgccggcgccgtcctgcttgccgccgccgccgccgccagggcgCGCCGACGACGGCACGTCCCACGGCTGCAGCCCGCCGCCGTACGCGcccgcctccgcgcgccgcgTGGACGGCGTGCCGAGCGACAGCGTGCAGtccaccgccgcaccgccgccgccgtacggcGACCGACTGTCCtcctccgcgacgccgccgcactGCCTGTAGTAGTACTGCCCGCCCGCCATGGGGAACAGCAGCGAgaacgccgacgccgccgcggcggcgccaccgcacccgccgccgcagctgccgtACAGCATCCCGCACGTGCACGGCGCCAGCTCCTGCAGCATTATCTCAACCTAACAAtggtggatcgatcgatcgatcggcgagAGATATCGAGAGGAGGGTACTATCGTCTGTCTCGTTGGCTGCGATCGCGAGCCGTGGTCGGCGAGGCGAAGCGGGCGGGGGCATGTGAGCTAGCGCAGGCGCGGCGTACGCGGTGGCAAATCCGCTTATTATAACGAGGAGACTCGATCGCTCAGCCGCTCACCTGTGTGGGGTTTGGGTTTGGTTGGCGTTTTGCGGGAGAAGTGGACGAGATTTTGCGTTGCCGGCG
This window encodes:
- the LOC4339644 gene encoding sugar transporter ERD6-like 6, which translates into the protein MNRGGGVGVGDESGSDYESGGGMRKPLLMHTGSWYRMGSRQGSLTGAGTSSMAILRESHVSAFLCTLIVALGPIQFGFTGGFSSPTQDAIIRDLDLTLSEFSVFGSLSNVGAMVGAIASGQMAEYIGRKGSLMIAAIPNIIGWLAISFAKDSSFLYMGRLLEGFGVGVISYTVPVYIAEISPQNMRGALGSVNQLSVTVGILLAYLLGMFVPWRLLAVIGILPCTVLIPGLFFIPESPRWLAKMNMMDDFETSLQVLRGFETDISAEVNDIKRAVASANKRTTIRFQELNQKKYRTPLILGIGLLVLQQLSGINGILFYAGSIFKAAGLTNSDLATCALGAIQVLATGVTTWLLDRAGRRILLIISSAGMTLSLLAVAVVFFLKDSISQDSHMYYTLSMISLVALVAFVIAFSFGMGAIPWIIMSEILPVSIKSLAGSFATLANWLTSFGITMTANLMLSWSAGGTFVSYMVVSAFTLVFVILWVPETKGRTLEEIQWSFR
- the LOC107276441 gene encoding GATA transcription factor 19, producing the protein MLQELAPCTCGMLYGSCGGGCGGAAAAASAFSLLFPMAGGQYYYRQCGGVAEEDSRSPYGGGGAAVDCTLSLGTPSTRRAEAGAYGGGLQPWDVPSSARPGGGGGGKQDGAGVAPCNKEAPAAGRLPRRCANCDTMSTPLWRNGPRGPKSLCNACGIRYKKEERRAAAAVAPTPPPSLDTGAGYAYCYSRQPPPPPAPQWGCYGQAAAKSASYAMFDAADDGPCLSWRLNMMPSSPAFAVGERPGLFQYY